From one Cyanobacterium stanieri PCC 7202 genomic stretch:
- a CDS encoding response regulator receiver modulated diguanylate cyclase/phosphodiesterase (PFAM: EAL domain; Response regulator receiver domain; GGDEF domain~TIGRFAM: diguanylate cyclase (GGDEF) domain~COGs: COG2200 FOG: EAL domain~InterPro IPR001789:IPR000160:IPR001633~KEGG: cyc:PCC7424_2022 response regulator receiver modulated diguanylate cyclase/phosphodiesterase~PFAM: EAL domain protein; response regulator receiver; GGDEF domain containing protein~SMART: EAL domain protein; response regulator receiver; GGDEF domain containing protein~SPTR: Response regulator receiver modulated diguanylate cyclase/phosphodiesterase;~TIGRFAM: diguanylate cyclase) → MSNPISIFIVEDEAIAAESLKLDLEQLGYQVVGLADNKKQAVSGIYKTKPDLILMDIKIKDEDGITLAKELNRRSSNSIPIVYLTAYTDKETIKRAIKSSPYGFIAKPYKIELLETGISIALNKHQEITEKQIKLQKQQEKLDAISKYDNLTQLPNQLSLVENFNAILEVFYQQINAQAESYEETIPSLIPILYLDFSRFNLIRDEMGIDVANSLFKAIVKRLKANLGDDAIIARLEHYEFCVISLPIRHRQAAIDLAEDLLEKITPPLIYKNRKVYIDFNIGISFYPIQGDHINDLLNNAKAVVSDNRKLGLNQYEVYSPAFHTHHKDEVSIEAGLHDALNNEEFELFYQPKVNIVSNKIIGVEALLRWNDPDNKNISPGIFIPIAEEIGLIDRIGDWVLNKACEHFKMLEQKCNKQLEISINFSSRQFNNNLLEQKIFKILAEHYFNPEFIEIELTESLLIKNPSLAIKKLNKLKSAGLKIAIDDFGKGYSSLGYLQHFSFDTLKIDRDFIKNIDANYKNASIVRCLIQMAHQLNLKVVAEGVETPGELNFLASNDCDAFQGYLFSRPIAFDQLIDLVSLRND, encoded by the coding sequence ATGAGTAATCCCATCAGTATCTTTATTGTAGAAGATGAGGCGATCGCAGCAGAAAGCCTAAAATTAGATTTAGAACAATTAGGTTATCAAGTAGTCGGATTAGCAGATAATAAAAAACAGGCCGTCTCAGGTATTTATAAAACAAAACCTGACCTGATTTTAATGGACATAAAAATAAAAGATGAAGATGGTATTACCCTAGCAAAAGAATTAAATAGAAGAAGCTCAAATTCTATCCCCATTGTTTATTTAACCGCCTATACAGATAAAGAAACCATCAAAAGAGCCATCAAAAGTTCTCCCTACGGATTCATCGCCAAACCTTATAAAATCGAGCTTTTGGAGACAGGCATCAGTATCGCCCTCAACAAACATCAAGAAATCACAGAAAAACAAATAAAACTACAAAAACAACAGGAAAAACTAGACGCAATTAGTAAATATGATAACCTAACCCAACTACCCAACCAACTCTCATTAGTAGAAAATTTTAACGCTATTTTAGAAGTTTTTTATCAGCAAATCAATGCTCAAGCAGAGAGTTATGAAGAAACAATTCCCTCCTTAATACCTATCCTTTATCTCGATTTTAGTCGTTTTAATTTAATCAGAGATGAAATGGGCATTGATGTTGCCAATTCATTATTTAAAGCCATCGTCAAAAGACTAAAAGCCAACCTTGGAGATGATGCTATTATTGCCAGATTAGAACATTATGAATTTTGCGTCATTAGTTTACCCATCAGACATCGACAAGCCGCCATTGATTTAGCAGAAGATTTATTAGAAAAAATTACCCCTCCCTTAATTTATAAAAATCGTAAAGTTTACATTGATTTTAATATAGGTATTAGTTTTTATCCCATACAAGGAGATCATATTAATGACTTATTAAATAATGCTAAAGCCGTAGTAAGTGATAATAGAAAGCTAGGATTGAATCAATATGAAGTTTATTCTCCTGCATTTCATACCCATCATAAGGATGAGGTTTCCATCGAAGCAGGATTACATGACGCATTAAATAATGAAGAATTTGAGTTATTTTATCAGCCAAAAGTAAATATTGTTAGTAATAAAATTATCGGTGTGGAGGCTCTTTTGCGCTGGAATGATCCTGATAATAAAAATATTTCTCCCGGTATTTTTATTCCCATTGCCGAGGAAATTGGTTTAATTGATCGTATTGGGGATTGGGTTTTAAATAAAGCCTGTGAGCATTTTAAAATGCTTGAGCAAAAGTGTAATAAACAGTTAGAAATTTCTATCAATTTTTCTTCCCGTCAATTTAACAATAATTTATTGGAACAAAAGATTTTTAAGATACTAGCTGAACATTATTTTAATCCTGAGTTTATAGAGATTGAGTTAACGGAAAGTTTGTTAATCAAAAATCCTTCCCTCGCCATCAAAAAGTTAAATAAACTCAAGTCAGCAGGGTTAAAAATTGCCATTGATGACTTTGGTAAGGGTTACTCTTCTTTGGGATATTTACAACATTTTAGTTTTGATACTCTGAAAATTGATCGAGATTTTATTAAAAATATTGATGCTAATTATAAAAATGCCAGTATTGTTAGGTGTTTAATTCAGATGGCCCATCAACTAAATTTAAAGGTGGTGGCCGAAGGGGTAGAAACCCCCGGAGAATTGAATTTCTTGGCAAGTAATGATTGTGATGCTTTTCAGGGTTATTTATTTAGTCGCCCCATTGCTTTTGATCAACTTATTGATTTGGTTAGTTTAAGAAACGACTAA
- a CDS encoding glycogen debranching enzyme (KEGG: mar:MAE_04000 glycogen debranching enzyme~SPTR: Glycogen debranching enzyme), with amino-acid sequence MTIWVNEQIDGCGIVQACIAGVNQEAANDCHRDWQEKLTDDQQKQGWRAVLRTVNSWDDVPVNALKLS; translated from the coding sequence ATGACTATTTGGGTAAATGAACAAATTGACGGTTGTGGAATTGTTCAAGCCTGTATTGCTGGTGTAAATCAGGAGGCGGCTAATGATTGTCATCGTGATTGGCAAGAAAAGTTGACTGATGATCAACAAAAACAAGGCTGGAGGGCTGTTTTGCGTACTGTGAATAGTTGGGATGATGTGCCTGTTAATGCTCTTAAATTGAGTTAG
- a CDS encoding integral membrane sensor signal transduction histidine kinase (PFAM: HAMP domain; Histidine kinase-, DNA gyrase B-, and HSP90-like ATPase; His Kinase A (phosphoacceptor) domain~COGs: COG0642 Signal transduction histidine kinase~InterProIPR003660:IPR003661:IPR003594:IPR004358:IPR 005467~KEGG: cyt:cce_2546 two-component sensor histidine kinase~PFAM: ATP-binding region ATPase domain protein; histidine kinase A domain protein; histidine kinase HAMP region domain protein~SMART: ATP-binding region ATPase domain protein; histidine kinase A domain protein; histidine kinase HAMP region domain protein~SPTR: Sensor protein), whose protein sequence is MKQKITLGTRLFLSHLAVMIVGLSTFIFIAKVSSPQFFVLRLEQLERKGFLTVRSAKTYLIDGFEMAWNRSAIWSLILGGVTAGGLSYYLSLRIMKPLQQMKDITHNFAAGHWEQRMPESEIPELNQLSVSFNRMASSLEDVERRRRDLVGDLTHELRTPLTVVRGYLEELASGDMEASPQLYLNLVRETRRLENLTRDLQELSKAEAGYLSIDVQPLNLLPLLQGLVARFRDQLLDDGPVLKLSCADSLPLVMADCDRTEQILVNLLGNAIRYTEIGSIEISTEVVNKYLWIGVEDTGTGIAPEDLPHVFERFWRADPSRNSYSGGSGIGLAITKKLVELHGGAIEVSSEINQGTKFCFSLPLAKNYNLSSG, encoded by the coding sequence ATGAAACAAAAAATCACCCTAGGTACAAGACTCTTTTTATCCCATTTAGCCGTGATGATAGTTGGTTTAAGTACCTTTATTTTCATTGCGAAAGTGTCCTCACCTCAGTTTTTTGTCCTCAGACTAGAACAACTAGAAAGAAAAGGTTTTTTGACGGTAAGATCAGCTAAAACCTATCTTATTGATGGTTTTGAGATGGCATGGAATCGTAGCGCCATCTGGTCATTAATTTTGGGTGGTGTCACCGCAGGGGGATTGAGTTACTATCTCAGTTTACGAATCATGAAACCTTTGCAACAAATGAAGGACATTACCCATAATTTTGCGGCAGGACATTGGGAACAAAGAATGCCAGAGAGTGAGATTCCCGAGTTAAATCAACTCAGTGTGAGTTTTAATCGTATGGCGAGTAGTTTGGAGGATGTGGAAAGAAGGAGGAGGGATTTGGTAGGAGATTTAACCCATGAATTGCGCACTCCTTTGACGGTGGTTAGGGGTTATTTAGAGGAATTAGCTTCGGGGGATATGGAGGCTTCTCCTCAGTTGTATCTTAATTTGGTGAGGGAAACTAGGCGTTTAGAAAATTTGACCCGTGATTTGCAGGAGTTGTCAAAGGCGGAGGCAGGTTATCTTTCCATTGATGTTCAACCCCTTAATCTTTTACCTTTGTTACAAGGATTGGTGGCTAGATTTAGGGATCAGCTTTTGGATGATGGTCCTGTATTAAAGTTATCTTGTGCTGATAGTCTACCATTGGTAATGGCTGATTGCGATCGCACCGAGCAAATTTTAGTTAATTTATTGGGCAATGCCATTCGCTACACTGAGATTGGTTCCATTGAAATCTCCACCGAGGTAGTAAATAAATATTTGTGGATAGGGGTAGAGGATACAGGCACAGGTATCGCCCCCGAAGATTTACCCCATGTATTTGAGAGATTTTGGCGTGCAGATCCTTCCCGCAACAGTTATTCTGGTGGTAGTGGTATCGGTTTGGCCATCACCAAAAAGCTGGTAGAATTACACGGCGGTGCGATCGAGGTTTCCAGTGAAATCAATCAGGGAACTAAGTTTTGTTTTTCCCTACCCCTTGCCAAAAATTATAACCTCAGTTCGGGATAA
- a CDS encoding Amidohydrolase 3 (PFAM: Amidohydrolase family~COGs: COG0402 Cytosine deaminase and related metal-dependent hydrolase~InterPro IPR013108~KEGG: cyc:PCC7424_0235 cytosine deaminase~PFAM: Amidohydrolase 3~SPTR: Amidohydrolase 3), producing MNNKYWLKNAHIPLDLIENNTVKFEQQTREGLVLCDIEIEGEKIKQIIRASDKTEGKDLKKGIVLPCFVDIHTHLDKGHIYQRSPNLKGDFETALKMARSDAQYWTEEEIYQRMNFGLKCSYAHGAIALRTHLDCYSYDDFISVDIWKQLQKEWQNKLTIQAVSLVSLDYFLTPDGARLANKMAEKEGILGGVAYMNKDIDQQIEKVFQLAIERNLDLDFHADENNEIDSICLQKIAETAIKMNYQGNIICGHCCSLAVQPPEVVKKTIELVKEANISIVSLPMCNLYLQDRQEDTTPFWRGVTRVKELKQAGVDVAFASDNCRDPFYGFGDHDMLEVFTQSVRIAHLDTPYGDWITSVTKTPAKMIKLPHLGKIGVGSTADLILFKGRYFSELLSRNQCDRSLIRNGKIVDAQLPDYEELDPFIEVN from the coding sequence ATGAATAATAAATATTGGTTAAAAAATGCTCATATTCCTTTAGATTTAATTGAAAATAATACAGTTAAATTTGAGCAACAAACACGAGAAGGTTTAGTGCTTTGTGATATTGAAATTGAAGGGGAAAAGATTAAACAAATTATTCGAGCTAGTGATAAAACTGAGGGTAAAGATTTAAAAAAAGGTATTGTTTTACCTTGTTTTGTGGATATTCATACTCATTTAGATAAAGGACATATTTATCAACGTTCTCCTAATTTAAAAGGTGATTTTGAAACGGCTTTAAAAATGGCGAGAAGTGATGCTCAATATTGGACAGAAGAAGAAATTTATCAGAGGATGAATTTTGGTTTAAAATGTAGTTATGCTCACGGTGCGATCGCCCTTAGAACCCATTTAGACTGTTATAGTTATGATGATTTTATCAGTGTCGATATTTGGAAACAACTACAAAAAGAATGGCAAAATAAACTAACTATTCAAGCAGTATCCCTCGTTAGTTTAGATTATTTTCTCACCCCTGATGGAGCAAGATTAGCCAATAAAATGGCAGAAAAAGAAGGTATTTTGGGGGGAGTTGCCTATATGAATAAAGATATAGATCAACAGATCGAAAAAGTATTTCAACTCGCCATCGAGCGCAATTTAGACTTAGATTTTCATGCCGACGAAAATAATGAAATTGATTCCATTTGCTTACAAAAAATAGCCGAAACTGCTATTAAAATGAATTATCAAGGTAACATAATCTGTGGGCATTGTTGCAGTTTAGCAGTACAACCCCCAGAAGTGGTCAAAAAAACCATCGAGTTAGTAAAAGAAGCTAATATAAGTATCGTTAGTTTGCCCATGTGTAACCTCTATTTGCAAGATAGACAGGAAGACACTACCCCCTTTTGGCGTGGGGTGACAAGGGTAAAAGAATTGAAACAGGCGGGGGTTGACGTGGCTTTTGCCAGTGATAATTGTCGAGATCCTTTTTATGGTTTTGGCGACCATGATATGTTAGAAGTATTTACCCAGTCCGTGCGCATTGCTCACCTAGACACCCCTTATGGCGACTGGATCACCTCTGTAACCAAAACTCCAGCAAAAATGATCAAATTACCTCACCTCGGCAAAATAGGCGTAGGAAGTACCGCAGATTTAATCCTTTTTAAAGGTCGTTATTTTAGTGAGCTATTGTCACGAAATCAGTGCGATCGCAGCTTAATCAGAAATGGTAAAATAGTAGATGCTCAACTGCCTGATTATGAAGAATTAGATCCATTTATTGAAGTAAATTAA
- a CDS encoding anthranilate phosphoribosyltransferase (PFAM: Glycosyl transferase family, a/b domain; Glycosyl transferase family, helical bundle domain~COGs: COG0547 Anthranilate phosphoribosyltransferase~InterPro IPR017459~KEGG: cyp:PCC8801_2471 hypothetical protein~PFAM: Glycosyl transferase, family 3-like~PRIAM: Anthranilate phosphoribosyltransferase~SPTR: Glycosyl transferase, family 3-like protein) — MSAEFRELLKKVGSGTHTHKDLTREQARQAATMMLTGVATPAQIGAFLIAHRIKRPTGTELAGMLDAYADLGAKLNTIPHTSYPLTILGIPYDGRSRTAPISPITALILAYHDIPVLMHGGKTMPTKYGLPLIEIWKQLGVNLTKLTIEKAQKLLNETNFSFLYLPQHFPLANKLVQYREEIGKRPPLATLELMWQPYQGDSHLMAGFVHPPTEKMIREALQLRGIEKFTLIKGLEGSPDLKLGQTTIICVNNAEKEEGYEYLKIHAEEFNLSREDVELKDYESYYQELHKLLQGQQSTLSDSVILNGGFYLWRCGFSSSLKDGIDTVRDLLNTDKLLTKLEEIKTVLNS; from the coding sequence ATGAGCGCAGAATTCAGAGAATTATTAAAAAAAGTTGGTAGTGGCACCCATACTCACAAAGATTTAACCAGAGAACAAGCTCGTCAGGCAGCTACAATGATGTTAACAGGGGTAGCAACTCCTGCCCAGATAGGGGCTTTTCTGATTGCTCATCGTATTAAACGCCCCACAGGCACAGAATTGGCTGGTATGTTGGATGCTTATGCTGATTTGGGTGCCAAATTAAATACTATCCCCCATACTTCTTATCCTTTAACGATTCTCGGAATACCCTACGATGGGCGATCGCGCACTGCTCCCATATCACCCATTACAGCCCTTATTTTAGCGTATCATGACATTCCCGTATTGATGCACGGGGGGAAAACCATGCCCACCAAATATGGATTGCCCCTCATCGAAATTTGGAAACAACTGGGTGTAAATTTAACTAAATTAACCATCGAAAAAGCCCAAAAATTATTAAACGAAACTAACTTTTCTTTCCTCTATTTACCCCAACATTTTCCCCTCGCAAATAAACTGGTACAATACCGAGAAGAAATTGGTAAGCGTCCTCCCCTTGCTACCCTCGAATTAATGTGGCAACCCTATCAAGGAGATAGTCATTTGATGGCAGGTTTTGTCCACCCTCCCACGGAAAAAATGATTAGGGAAGCTCTACAGTTAAGGGGCATAGAAAAATTTACCCTTATTAAAGGTTTAGAAGGTAGTCCTGATTTAAAATTAGGTCAAACTACCATTATTTGCGTCAATAATGCTGAGAAAGAAGAGGGTTATGAGTATCTTAAAATCCATGCAGAAGAGTTTAATTTGAGTCGTGAAGATGTGGAGTTAAAGGATTATGAAAGTTATTATCAAGAGTTACATAAACTGTTACAAGGACAGCAATCAACTTTATCTGATAGTGTGATTTTAAATGGGGGTTTTTATCTCTGGCGTTGCGGTTTTTCTTCTTCTTTAAAGGATGGGATTGATACGGTTAGAGATTTATTGAATACTGATAAATTATTAACTAAATTAGAGGAAATAAAAACGGTTTTAAATAGTTAA
- a CDS encoding PBS lyase HEAT domain protein repeat-containing protein (PFAM: PBS lyase HEAT-like repeat~InterPro IPR004155~KEGG: cyc:PCC7424_1681 PBS lyase heat domain protein repeat-containing protein~PFAM: PBS lyase HEAT domain protein repeat-containing protein~SPTR: PBS lyase HEAT-like repeat domain protein), translating into MVLPKHIMYLPQERTTSLDNLESLSLHSALKTLEYGSFEERWAIAKVLVRYGNDVIEPLKGVILDEGGDSEHRWFALRILSQLQNPRIVLIITQLLMMTEDEDLINLATQTLASQGENAVSVLTPLLHSSESRLSATRALAQIPHPSVITPLMSVVDDDNVEIRQSAIASLTHFDDQRINSILEKALKDYNSTIRKEALIGLSLKSKYYASSQLIALICPLLEDVDLTVCQQAATSLSRLQDTLATDILFDILIQKYTPIPLQTSIVKALAWQETNHSIYALAKALYLLSEEIVCDIISSFSRINKPQIKQQLIDITIKFYYNHNLAKKSEKISQNLCYTWQKIGAKESKEILKEIISKGKEKSKIYAQSALKQLNKNP; encoded by the coding sequence ATGGTATTGCCCAAGCATATAATGTATTTACCCCAAGAGCGCACAACTTCTTTGGATAATCTCGAGTCTTTATCTTTACATTCCGCCCTGAAAACTTTGGAATATGGTAGTTTTGAGGAAAGATGGGCGATCGCCAAGGTTCTGGTAAGATATGGAAATGATGTTATTGAACCCTTAAAAGGTGTAATTTTAGATGAGGGGGGAGATAGTGAACATCGTTGGTTTGCCCTCAGAATTTTGAGTCAATTACAAAATCCTCGCATTGTTTTAATTATTACTCAGTTATTAATGATGACGGAGGATGAGGATTTAATTAATTTAGCTACTCAAACTTTAGCTAGTCAGGGGGAAAATGCGGTTTCGGTATTAACCCCTCTTTTGCATTCCTCCGAATCTCGTTTATCGGCCACTAGGGCATTAGCACAAATTCCCCATCCTTCAGTTATTACTCCTTTGATGTCTGTGGTGGATGATGATAATGTAGAAATTAGACAAAGTGCGATCGCTTCTTTAACCCATTTTGATGATCAAAGGATTAATAGTATCCTCGAAAAAGCCCTAAAAGATTATAACTCGACCATCAGAAAAGAAGCCTTAATTGGATTGTCTCTTAAAAGTAAATACTATGCTTCCTCCCAATTAATTGCCCTCATCTGCCCCCTTCTCGAAGACGTTGATTTGACAGTATGTCAACAGGCAGCTACTTCCCTCAGTCGTCTGCAAGACACCCTCGCCACAGATATTCTTTTTGATATTCTCATTCAAAAATACACACCCATTCCCCTACAAACTAGCATCGTTAAGGCTTTAGCATGGCAGGAAACCAACCATAGTATTTACGCCCTTGCCAAAGCATTATATCTACTATCTGAAGAGATTGTCTGTGATATAATCAGCAGTTTTAGTAGAATAAATAAACCCCAAATCAAGCAACAGCTAATTGATATTACTATTAAATTTTATTATAATCATAACCTAGCAAAAAAATCAGAAAAAATTAGCCAAAATTTGTGTTATACATGGCAGAAAATAGGTGCAAAAGAAAGTAAAGAAATCCTCAAGGAGATTATCAGTAAAGGAAAGGAAAAAAGTAAAATTTATGCCCAATCAGCCCTTAAACAATTAAATAAAAATCCCTAA
- a CDS encoding Amidase (PFAM: Amidase~COGs: COG0154 Asp-tRNAAsn/Glu-tRNAGln amidotransferase A subunit and related amidase~InterPro IPR000120~KEGG: cyp:PCC8801_1372 amidase~PFAM: Amidase~SPTR: Amidase): MQKNNNFPFTPAHELEKLIRQKEISPLELTELYLQRIEDIDTHLGSFAHIAADSAIKDAHLKTEILSNTKDTQELPPFFGIPTAIKDLYSVKGMPTAYGNGFIQNNIADFDSGIVTKIKKAGMIILGKTTTSELGSLPYIDESPNLRASRNPYNLEYTSGGSSGGAAAAVAGGLIPVVHGSDGGGSVRGPAFCCGLVGLKPSRGRISNAPVGDYLAGMATHGCLSRSVMDSAILLDILSGYTIGDPYWLESPPEGFAHLVTKNPPSLKIAFAREIVPFGKADDCLQQQVRDTVDIFADMGHQVTETCPDFSGIVEPFKIIWQGSMAQGDFPNTILNPMNRWLRETAPSLREYLDAIHRMQVISRQIVAFFADFDVLILPTYLQPPIKVGEWASLSSEITLNNIINWIAPCPPFNATGQPAIALPTSFTDSGLPIGIQIVGKPKDEITLLQLAYQLEQIKQWQKYRPAMVGI; this comes from the coding sequence ATGCAAAAAAATAATAACTTTCCCTTTACCCCTGCCCATGAATTAGAAAAACTAATTCGCCAAAAAGAAATCTCCCCCCTTGAGTTAACCGAACTATATTTACAACGTATTGAAGATATTGATACCCACCTAGGAAGTTTTGCCCATATTGCCGCCGATAGTGCCATCAAAGATGCCCACCTAAAGACAGAAATCCTCAGCAATACCAAAGACACCCAAGAGTTACCCCCTTTTTTTGGCATTCCCACCGCCATCAAAGACTTATATTCTGTCAAAGGAATGCCCACAGCTTATGGAAATGGGTTTATTCAAAACAATATTGCCGACTTTGACAGTGGCATTGTCACCAAAATAAAAAAAGCAGGGATGATCATTTTAGGAAAAACAACCACCTCCGAATTAGGCTCATTACCCTACATTGACGAATCCCCAAATCTGCGTGCCTCTCGTAATCCCTATAACCTAGAATACACCTCTGGAGGTTCTAGTGGAGGTGCCGCTGCTGCCGTGGCGGGGGGATTAATACCTGTAGTACATGGGTCAGACGGTGGTGGTTCAGTACGAGGCCCTGCTTTTTGTTGTGGTTTGGTGGGCTTAAAACCCTCTCGAGGTCGAATTTCTAATGCTCCTGTGGGGGATTATTTGGCAGGGATGGCAACCCATGGTTGTCTGAGTCGTAGTGTCATGGATTCGGCTATTTTACTAGATATTTTATCGGGTTATACGATAGGAGATCCCTACTGGCTAGAAAGTCCTCCCGAAGGTTTTGCCCATTTGGTAACAAAAAATCCTCCATCTCTCAAAATTGCTTTTGCTAGGGAAATAGTACCTTTTGGTAAGGCTGATGATTGTTTACAACAACAGGTAAGGGATACTGTGGATATTTTTGCAGATATGGGTCATCAAGTTACAGAAACTTGTCCTGATTTTTCTGGTATTGTAGAACCTTTTAAAATTATTTGGCAAGGGAGTATGGCACAGGGAGATTTTCCCAATACTATTCTTAACCCGATGAATCGCTGGTTACGAGAAACTGCACCTAGTTTGAGGGAATATTTAGACGCTATCCACCGAATGCAGGTTATTTCTCGTCAAATAGTGGCGTTTTTTGCTGATTTTGATGTGTTAATTTTGCCTACTTATCTTCAACCTCCCATTAAAGTAGGGGAGTGGGCTAGTTTATCATCTGAAATTACTTTAAATAATATCATTAATTGGATTGCTCCCTGTCCACCCTTTAATGCGACAGGACAACCTGCGATCGCCCTTCCCACTTCATTCACCGATTCAGGTTTACCCATTGGTATCCAAATTGTAGGTAAACCAAAGGACGAAATAACCTTACTTCAACTTGCTTACCAATTAGAACAAATAAAACAATGGCAAAAATATCGCCCTGCCATGGTGGGAATATAA
- a CDS encoding zinc finger SWIM domain protein (PFAM: SWIM zinc finger~COGs: COG4279 conserved hypothetical protein~InterPro IPR007527~KEGG: cyh:Cyan8802_3269 zinc finger SWIM domain protein~SPTR: Zinc finger SWIM domain protein) produces the protein MNQMINRQWWVEKWLELLDSYRFKKRLERARNYAREGNVLNIEFKQNHLISEVQGSESQPYRVTLSLEAFSDEDWGYVIETMSEKALLAAQLLVGEMPSEIEQVFIKNGLSLFPFNLTDVKSRCTCPDKANPCKHIGAVYYQLADRFSEDPFIIFQLRGRSKEQILEALRVCRGLKLSGKEPQPEMLGKIKSLPKRKAKTNKTSVPLSIDSFWEYNEPLDSSLVVITPPTDNKNILDVLGAIPLPYNDSQAVMQYLQQVYNTVPMKVMEIALTND, from the coding sequence ATGAATCAAATGATTAATAGACAGTGGTGGGTAGAAAAATGGCTCGAATTATTAGATTCTTACCGCTTTAAAAAAAGACTCGAAAGGGCGCGTAACTATGCCAGAGAAGGTAATGTTTTAAACATTGAATTTAAACAAAATCATCTCATCTCCGAGGTACAAGGCAGTGAATCTCAACCCTATCGAGTAACCCTTTCCCTAGAAGCATTTTCCGATGAGGATTGGGGATATGTCATTGAAACTATGTCAGAAAAAGCTCTCTTGGCAGCGCAGTTGTTGGTGGGGGAAATGCCTTCAGAAATTGAACAAGTATTTATTAAAAATGGTCTGAGTTTATTCCCTTTTAATTTAACCGATGTCAAATCCCGTTGTACTTGTCCAGATAAGGCTAATCCTTGTAAGCACATTGGCGCAGTTTATTATCAACTAGCAGATCGTTTTAGTGAAGATCCTTTTATCATATTCCAACTCAGGGGCAGAAGCAAAGAACAAATTTTAGAAGCCTTGAGGGTTTGTCGTGGTCTTAAATTATCAGGAAAAGAGCCACAGCCTGAAATGTTGGGCAAAATTAAATCGTTACCCAAGCGAAAGGCTAAAACCAACAAAACTTCTGTGCCTTTGAGCATCGACAGTTTTTGGGAATATAACGAGCCTTTGGATTCTTCTTTGGTGGTGATTACTCCCCCCACGGACAATAAAAACATTCTCGATGTTTTGGGGGCAATTCCTCTCCCTTACAATGACTCTCAGGCTGTGATGCAGTATTTACAGCAGGTTTACAACACTGTGCCCATGAAGGTGATGGAAATTGCCCTGACGAACGATTAA